The sequence AAAAGGCCAACGGTGCGTCGGAACTAAGCGTGAGATCACGAATCAACTGAGCGCGACTGCTGGAGTCAGAGCCATTACGGGACAACTTCATGAGCTGGCCTCCTGCAGGGCGGCTTGGAGATCGAGTTGTTGATCAGCAAGCTCGGAGAGCACCAACCCCCTACCCGCAATCAACACGGTTAAGTGGCCGTGACAGCGATGAAGGACCCGTGTGAGTCCATCGATAAAAGCCTTCCCGTAGGAACAATCACTGAGATCAAGAAGCAGGAGGTGAGGATTACGAGTCAGAGCCGTCACCAGGTGCGCAAGGGCTTGAGCGTCACGCGAGAGGCCCGTTGGAAGCGCTCCACCCATGGCTGTTCCATAGCCATGGGGCAAGGCACGAACCTGTTGGTCCAAGCCAGTCAGGAAGGACCAGAACAAGGCTTTTCGTCTCAGACGACTGGGCTGAAAACAGGTGATGTTCTCCAGCAACGTCCCCTGGAAAAAAGCGCGGGATGGATCGACGTAAGCAATGTCATCCCGTAGCTGAACGCGTCGATAGGACGCGATCGGCTCACCATCCAGGCACAACTCAGGGTTGGGGCTGACCTGAATTAACTCCAAAAACAACTGCCGCACATCGACGCCAAAGCGCTGATCCCGAAGCAACACCACAGACCCTTTCTTCGCCTCGACCAATGGAGAACCGTGCCGCGAAATCGTGAGCAGCCCCCCAGATGGAAGCTGCCTGCTGCCCCCACTACCCTCGACAGGCAAGGCCATCAGTGCGTCGTATTCATCCCTCGAAAGGCTCAAGCGGTGATAGCTGTTCCATAGCCCCATCGCTTGCTGCCAAGGGGCGAGGATCTTGCCAAGCAACAGCAGAGCAGCAGCAAGGGCACCGACGAGTAGACGATCGTTCACGACCAACAGCGCCCCCCAGGTGACGCCAGCGGCGAAGGTGATCTGTCCCATCAAGGAACCAAAAGCCTGGTACTGCCCCGCGAAGGTGTTGTGCAGCATCCGGTCATAGGCCTGCTCTTCTTGGTAGCGCTCACTAGCCACCAAAAACTGCGAACCAAGACCATTGGATTTGATCAAATCCATGGCATCGACCAACTTGTCTTGATACGTGCGGGTCTCAAGCTCGGTTTGGTCCCGACGTCGTGAGAGCCGCTCATAGTCCCGCGCGAAGGCCAGAGCGCGAAAGAGGTAGACAATGATCGCAAGAACAGCGATCACGCCAACGCTGCCAGCGATCAAGAACAAGACGACCACAAACAGCAGCGAGAACACCAAATCAATGGCCGTGGTCAGCGCCTGCAAAGCACTCTCATCCCGCAGGAGGTTGATGCTGTTCAAACGCTGCAAATGCCGGCCTGGAGATAGTGCCAAGAAATCCGGCAGTCCCAACTGCAAGAAATGGGACACAGCCTCGAGCCGTTTCTGATGCTCGACGCGAGCTCCATCAGCACCGGTCAACACCAGACGCACACTTTTGAGCCAGCCCCCCAAGATCATCAAGAGCACGACACCCACGCTCAAGACCACCAAGCTCGACATCGAGCCAGAGGGGAGGACTGAGGTGAAGACGATATTGATGTAAAGCGGGGAAGAAAGCTCGAGAATGTTGATCAGCACTGAAGCCACCAAGATGGGCTTGAGCTGGTAATCCGACCACTGAACGTTTCGCAAGGACTGGAAGAAGCGATGGGACATCGCTTCTTCCAAGAGGTCAAATGCAGCATTCAGCGACTGTTTGCTGCGACGAACCGATGCCGAGAGAACATGCCGGACGTTCTTGCGCGATAGGAACGCCTCATCAAGGCTCGAAACCATGCGCCCTCAAAATTGCCTGAAGAAAAGATATGCAGCTCCAAGCCTGATGGAGGCCCCAGGGAAACTCTTAAGAAAGGGAGTCGTTTCGCGTCGCGTTTCGAAACACAAGCATCAAGCACACCCCATCAACCGACAGCAGGAATCGATCTGATTAGTCTTCGGTACAACCAAGCAAGGCTGCGAGGATTGGCTCGTGTTTCGTTTTCAATTATCCACTGAGCGCAATCAAGTGGAATTAATCGCCAATGGACAAGGACAGTCCATACCCTTTCAGGTGATCGGTCCAGCGACCGAGATGGCCTTTGTTGAGGAGTTAGTCGAACAGCACTTTGGCTCTTTGTGTGTGAAGCCAGGGGATCTACTGAGCTTTCTTCAAAACGACCCCTGGATTCAAGAAAGCTTTCAGAGCCCAACGGTGATCGAAGGAGAACTCGAAGAAGCCCTGCTCGATGACGAGGCTGCGAAAGACTTGTTTCAGACCAAGCCCCTTGGCCAAAAGTTGGTTGGTGCAGGAGTGATCGATCTGGACGAGCTCGAGCAAGTCCTGTTGGATTACCAACCCTTTGCCGCGAACCAGCGTTTGGGTGAATTCCTGAGGCTGAATCTCAAGGTCTCTGGGCCGATGCTGGAATTACTGATCAATCCGTCGCTCTATGCCGATCGAGGCTTCAATGACCAGCGCCTCGGAGAGCGACTGAAGGACCTAGAGCTCATCAGCGAGACCACACTCAATCAAGCCCTGGCCGACCAGCGGATGAATGGCAAGCGGCTTGGAGAGATCCTGGCGAGCCAAGGGGTGATTTCAGAGCAAACGGCCAAGTTCTTTAGTGAGGCTCAACTCACGCCAGCCGGCGAGATTGAATTCGCGAGTTAGGCCCAAAGCGCATCCGCCATGCGTGCCACCTGGACAATGGCCGCTCCATCGTGAACACGCACCACATCCACACCAGCCGCGACGCAACGGGCGACGACAGCTGCTGTACCCCAGAGTCGGGCCTTAGGGCGGGGCTCATCCAACACAGCTCCGATAAACCGCTTGCGCGAAGGCCCCACGAGAAGCGGGATGCCATCGACCTTGAGCTGCTCAAGTCCCTGGAGCAGCTCAAGGTTTTGCTCGGTGGTTTTGGCAAACCCCAAGCCCGGGTCCCAAATCAAGCGCTCCGGGCGAACACCCGCAGCAAGAGCGCGCTCGGTGGCATGCCGCAGCTCCCTGAGAACGCCAGCAATCACTCCTTCAGGGCCGTAGTCCGTCAACGAATCCATGGAATGGCTGTCGCCTCGGGAATGCATCAGCACATAGGGGCAGTCCGCTGCAGCGACAACAGCCAACAAATCGGGATCCCGAACGCCGCCGCTGATGTCGTTGATCCAATCCGCACCAGCTTCAATGGCCCGCTGGGCGACACAGGCCCGATAGGTGTCCACCGAGATCAGCGGCTGACCCAATCCCGGCGGGAAGGCTGATCGAATCGTCTGGAGACTTGGAAGGAGGCGATTGAGCTCCTCTACACCGCCGACATCCTCAGCACCGGGACGGGTGCTTTGCGCGCCAAGGTCCAAGATCCCCACCCCTGCTTTGACCAGCTTCCTGGCCTGCCTCAAAGCCTGGTCTGGAGAGCGAAAGCGACCTCCATCGCTGAAGGAATCAGGAGTGAGATTGATCACCCCCATTACCTGGGTTGGCTGGCCCAAGGCCCTGGCCATCAGACCGGCTGGTAGTTCGCAATGCGAGCAAAGCCCTCTGGATCCAGGGAAGCCCCACCCACGAGAACACCGTCGATATCGCTCTGGGCCATCAACTGGTCAATCGTTCCTGGATTCACAGAACCGCCGTACTGCACCACCACGTCGGAATAACCAACCCACTCTCGAATCAGACCGCAGATCCGATTGGCTTCAGCAGCTTCACAGGTTTTACCCGTGCCGATGGCCCAAATCGGTTCGTAGGCAATGATCAATCGGCTGGGATCCAAGCCATCCACCCCTTGCTGCACCTGGCGGCGGATCACCTTCTCTGCTTCCCCTGCCTCCCGCTGCGAATCGCTCTCGCCAACGCACAGGATCGGGGTGATGGTGTGCTTCTGGGCACTTCGGGCCCGAAGATTGATCTGCTCGTCGGTCTCGCTGTAGTACTTGCGTGGCTCACTGTGGCCAACGATGGCGTGACTCACTCCATGCTCGAGGAGCATTCCGGCAGAGACCATCCCCGTAAAGGCCCCCTTCTCTTGCCAGTGGATGTTCTGAGCCGCAATCCGAATCCCACTGCCCGCAAGGGAACTGCTCAAGCTGGCTATGGCCGTAAAAGGAGGGGCCAAAACCACCTCACGATCGCTAGGGAGGCCGGCCACCAGAGGCTTGAAGCTCTCAGCAAAGGCCTGCGCCTCAGCGCAGGTCATGTGCATCTTCCAATTGCCCGCGATGACAGCCTTCCGCACTGCGTTCATAGGTCGACTAACGATCCAACCTAAGGTCTGGGGACCTCAGCGAAGGTCGAGCTGCTGAGGTACGAGAACTGTCTCTCCAGCGAGCTCGATCCGGTCACCGGCTTTCAGCTTCCGACCACGCTGGGTCTCCTGGAAGCCATTGACCCGGACCTCCCCGCCTTGAATGCGCTGCTTGGCTTCACCACCTGTGAAGACCAAGCCTTGCCATTTCAGAAATTGATCCAAGCGAATGGGCTCGGAAGTCCCCAGGGGTGTGCTCACGCTGTCAACTCATGCCAATTGCATTGTCCAACCCTGAGTTCCCGCCTCGTTCGGTGGAACCAGGCTGTTCCCACCATTGCCTTTAGCCGTATAGAGACCCACGTCTGCAGCAGCCAAGAGCTCATCGATGTTGCAGGCCTGAGCCAATCGTGAATCCGCCATGCCAATCGACAACGTGAAATGCACAAGAGACCCGTCATTCATCCGCCAGGAACGTGCTGCAACCTGACAGCGCAAGGACTCCAGAACAGCAGCAGCTTCCGCAGCGGACTCCAGCATCAGGACACCAAATTCATCGCCTCCGAGGCGGCCAATCAGATCGCCAGAAGGAATCACATCACGAAAGAGGGCGGATAACTGAGTGATCACTTCGTCCCCAGCAGGATGACCATAGGTATCATTAATCGACTTAAAACGATCGATATCAATCAAAGCGACAACACACAGGCACTGATTCTGCTTGAACTCTCCAATCCGCTGGGCAGCCATCTCAAAAAAAGAACGTCGATTAAAAACCCCAGACAAACAATCAACTTGAGCCAATCCCAATAACTCTGGCAAAAGGCGGCGACGCAAAAAGAACACCAGCGCCGTTTCCGTGAGAAAGAGTGGTGCAAAACCTGCAACAAAAACGAGCGCAACCCAACGGGACCACCGCTGAGTCACGGGAGAGAGATCAAGCTCGATTACCAATAGCCCGCGGTTACCCAGATCAGGCCGCCCCTCAATCGCTAAGGGAGTCGGAGCAAAGTGGACCAGTCGCTGGCTGCCGAAGGCAGGAATGAATCCTTGAAACTGATTCACTGGTTGAACAGAATGGCAAGCGGCAGCCACATCGCTTGGACGAAGGCAAGTCAACACGTCACTCGGGATTCTCCCCAGCCTTTTCCACCAGCTGAGGCCAAAGACTGAACGACCCAGCATCGTATTGTCGTTCGCCGCAATGACTCTTCCACCTGGACCTAGAAGAACAACCGATTGCAAATCTCTTGAAGCGGCTTTGAGCTGGAGTTCCCGCTGGACCTGCTCGACAGGTTGATAACTGGTGACACTAGTGACAAGATCGTACTCAATGGATCGTGCCTGGCGTTCTGCCTCGCTCATAGCGGCTTGCACAACCAGAAATCCGCTAACCCCAACCAAGAGGCAAGAACCCAAAGCGGTTACGACCAGTGACAGGAAGATCAGTTCCTGATTCACCCGTTGATGCAGAAGCCCCTTGGTTGATGAAACAAGTCGTTGTGCTGATCTGAGATGACTCATTGTGCCGCTTCAACATACGTAGACGTCACCGTCGGTGTGATCGTCCCCCGGGGAATGAGCTGCAGTTTCTCTTGCAAGTCACGCACCGCTTTAATGTTGCGAGCGACGTGTCCTTCAGGCTGCAGCATTTCAACCTGATCGGACAAACTGAAATAACGCAAACCTTGTTCCGCTGCTCGGAACTCATCGACGGTCAGGCGTTCCCGTTCAGCCAGAAGTGGGAGGGCGCTCTGAGGTCGTAGCCTGGCTTCGGTGTGGGCAGCAGACCAGGACCTCAATAGGGCAACAACGATATTTTGATTTAATCTAAGAAAGTTTTTTTCAACCACAAAAACAGTCAAGACCTCACCTGGAATGACTGCACTATTGAAGAGTGGGCGAAAGGCAGCACCTCGCAAAGTAACGCTGCTAGAGGGAGAGGGAAGGACCGCTGCATCGACAGAGCCAGTGAACAAGGCTTTTGGCATCAACCCAAGTGCCATCTTGCGCATCTTGATCTCACTGAGCGATAAACCATGAAGCTGTAGTGCCCGACCGAGGACAAACGGCCCAAAGTTGGAGTGCGAAACGGCAATCGACTTGCCCTTCAGATCTCGAATTGACCGGAGTGACGGAACAGAAATGATCTGATCAGCCCCAACTGACTCATCCAGAACCAAGACAACAACCGGACATCGCTCAGGCACTCGAGCACAAAGTTCAACCAACTCGATAGTGGTTAATTGTGCTATCGGAAGCTCTGCCCTGAGATAAGCATGAACAATGGATTGAGGATCTGGATACTGCCGAGGAAAGATCTCAATACCCTCGACCCGATCAAACCCCAACTCGCGAGCCAAATAGAAGTACTCATAGCCAGGCCAACTCGAGACAGGAACATCAATGGAGGGACGACGTGAAGCGCAAGACCCAACGAACCAGACAAGGCAGGCAGCCAGCAGTAGGCCAGGAAGGGATCTCCGAGACATCCAGGGGGGCAGCCTGAGGCCAAGTTCAACCTATTGGCCAACCCTGAGGAAAAAGCCTTTCACTCGAAGCAGATCTCACTCAGATCTGTGACTAGGGTTGAGCTGAAGAGTTGGTTCGTCGTGCCTTCTGTCCAGAGCAGTCAGTGATCCAGAGGCCATGCTTCAGCTGCTACTGGATGCCGAGTACCACCTCAAACTTGGCTGCTGGCTCCAGAAGCATGGTGGCAATGGGTCGATGCTCTGGTCGCCGCAGCTCTGTCAGCTTCTTCGCTCGGAGGAAGGAAGCGGGCAGACCATGGACCAGTTACTCGATGTCGTTGCCAAAGAAGATCGAGAGCGAGTCCGAACGGAACTCCAGCAATCACAATTGAGCGGACAAGCCACTCGAATCGAGCATCGTCTTCGATTGAAGAATGGTAATGAGTGCTTTGTGGATCATCGCTGCTTTACAAGCTTCGACAACGAAGGGCACCCCCTCTACTCCATCGGGACCATACAGGAGTACCCAGAGCTTCAGAGCACTAAAGGCGAAAGATACGAGCCCATCCAAAGAGACAGACTCACACATTTACCCAATCGAGCAGCAACAGAGATCTACATCAGTGACCTCATCAGTGGAGCCAGGAAAAGCACCACGATCACAGTCACCTGCCTAGATATCGATCATTTCGAAGAGATCAATGACACTTTTGGAATCTCAAATGGGAACAGACTCTTAGTCTGGCTAGCGAGACATCTTCGCGATCAGATCGCCCCCAAAGACTGGCTTGCAAGGTTCGACAGCGACAGCTTTGTCATCATTCAGACAGACGTAGTCAAGAGCACTAAGGACGCCATCCAGCATGGCAAACGCTTACAGGAGAGTCTTCGAACAGCCTCGAGGAGCCTAGAAAGATTGCCATCCATACACCTCAGTGCCTGCGTTGGAATCAGCACCTGGCCTGGCATCACGACAGCCGATGACGATCCGATTAAAGCCGCCAGAACAGCTCTTGCTGCTGCTCAAAGACGCGGCCAAGGGAAAGTTCAGGTGTACTCAGAATCTCTCAGCACGTCGATTCGCGAGGCCCTCGACCTCGAGCAAAAACTCTCGAGGGCCATAGAAAGAAATGAACTCAAACTTCACTATCAGCTGCAGTTTGATCACAACGGCAGCCTCATGGGAGCAGAAGCACTGCTTCGCTGGGACCGCCAAGGGGAAGCGTTTATTCCGTGCACAAGATTTATCCCCATCGCCGAACAGAGTGGATTAATCGAAGGCATTGGAAGCTGGACTTTAAAAACAGCAGTTCACCAATTCGCCGAGCTGGAGCGCAACAACATCCACATTCCAAAACTATCAATCAACGTTTCAGCCGAACAACTCAATCCCGATGCAGACCCGCTCGATGAGTTAATAGCCGATATCTGTCAGCAGGAGCGTCTTTCACCCAATCGTCTCGAGCTGGAACTCACAGAAACTGCACTACTCAAAAATCCGAATGACGCAGCAATGCGCCTTCAAAGACTTCAAAAGCTGGGGGTTTGTCTTTGGGTTGACGATTTTGGTACGGGATTTTCCAATCTGAAAACGTTGCAGAGGCTGCCACTCAAGGGATTCAAAATTGACAAGGGCTTTGTCACAGATATGGGGCGAGACCCTAATGACTATGCGATTGTTCGAGCCACAACCCAACTCGCCCACGGACTCGGATTGAAATCCCTAGCCGAAGGAGTTGAGACGATCCAACAACTCCAGCAACTCAAGCGACTGGGATGTGATGGCTTTCAGGGCTTTCTTTTGGCAAAGCCGAAGAGTGCCGAAGAGACAGCTAGAGAGCTCAACGACCTGCTTAGCCATGCGAAGCGACTGTGCATGGGCACCGAGCCTGGATGAGTGGACCTAGCCAGATCAAGCGCCAATCAGACAAGGCCGTACGCCAGCAGCTCGACCAGCTTGCGTCGACACAGCGTGCGTGGACCTTTCCCTAAACGACCAGCGACTCTTTCTTCCAGCGGCAGTCGTTTCAAAAAGCGCTGATAGCTTGCCTCGATGCTTGCTCCCTCATCGGCCGGCTTCCGGCGTCTGCTGCCGCTGCTGAAGCCCCACCGCCCCGCACTCATTGCCGGTGGGGCTTGCATGCTCGTCTTTGTGCTCTGCTGGCCGCTGCTGGCCTGGCTGGCCGGTCAGTTGATTCCCGCCATTGGTGCCGGTGATTTCAACAGGGTGCTCCAGGTCATCGGCCTGGCCCTGACGGTCTTCATGCTCCAGAAGGTGGCTCAGTTTGGCCAGGACACCCTCTTGGCCGGACCGGCGCTTCAGGTCAGCCAGGAACTTCGCCGCCGTCTCTTTGCACGGCTCCAGCGCCTGGATTTCGGGGTCCTCGAGAAGCTCTCCGCCGGCGACCTGACCTACCGCCTCACCGAAGACGCCGACCGGGTTGGTGAGGTCATCTACAAGACCATCCAGGACACCACCCCTTCGGTTCTGCAGCTGGTCGTGGTCTTCGGCTACATGGTCTGGTTGGACTGGAAGCTGTCCATCGGGACCCTGCTGCTTGCTCCCTTAGTGGCGGTGCTGGTCAGCGTCTTTGGTGCCAAGGTCATGGGGGCCGCAGAGAAGAGCCAAAAGCAAGTCAGCGAATTGGCCGCCCTACTTGGCGAGGCCATCTCAGGGCTCCCCCTGGTGCGGGCCTTTGCCGCTGAACCCTGGTTGCAGCAGCGCTTTGAGGTCGAGATCGACCTGCACCGAAAGGCCCGCTACCGGACCCAAAAGCTGCTGGCCCTGCAATACCCCGTGGTGGGATTCCTTGAGGCCGCCGGCATCTTGGCTGTGCTCCTGATGGGCGCAGCTCGGATCCAAAGTGGCGACCTCGATGGTCAGGGCTTCAGCAGCTATGTCGCAGCTCTGCTGATGCTGATCGACCCGATCAGCCACCTCACCACAAACTTCAACGAGTTCCAGCAGGGCCAGGCTTCCCTCAAGCGACTGCGGGAGATCGAACGGGAAGCCGTAGAGCAACCCGACCGCCCCGATGCCCAACCCCTGGGCCGCGTTGCCGGCGAGCTGCTCTTAGAGCAGGTGAACTTCGGCTATGACCCGAAGCAGCCTGTCCTGAAGAACCTGTCCTTGCAGGTCAAACCGGGTCAGGTCGTGGCCCTGGTGGGTCCCTCCGGTGCAGGCAAGAGCACCCTCTTTTCACTGCTGCTGCGCTTCAACACCGCCCAAAGCGGAGCGGTGTTGCTGGACGGCCGCAACCTGGCGGACCTCAAGGCAGCCGAGTTGCGGACGGCCGTCGCGCTGGTGCCCCAGCAGAGCGCCGTCTTCTCCGGGACCGTGGCCGAAGCGATTGCTTTTGGCCGCCCGGCGAGCCGCGAACAGATCCAAGCGGCTGCACGCCTGGCCAATGCCGATGTCTTCATCGAGGCCCTTCCGGGGGGCTACGACGCACGCGTTGAAGAACGGGGCAGCAACTTCTCCGGCGGTCAACTCCAGCGCCTGGCTATCGCCCGGGCAGTCCTCGGCAACCCGGCGGTGCTTCTGCTGGATGAGGCCACCAGCGCCCTGGATGCTGAAGCGGAGGAAGCCGTGCAACGGGGCCTTGATCAAGCGATGCAGGGCCGAACGGTCCTGGTGATTGCCCACCGCCTCTCCACCGTGCAGGAGGCCGACTCCATCCTGGTGTTGGAGAACGGCCAGATTGTTGATCAGGGCAACCACGATCTCTTGATCAGCCGCCCGGGCCGCTACCGCGACCTCTGCGAACGCCAGCTGATTCGCGGTGCTTAACCTGGTCCCATGACGGATCCAGGGCCCACCGCCAAGCCACTCGGTGAGATGCCCGTCTGGGAGTATCGGGTCATCCACATCAATGTGGACAACAACAATCCGCCTGCTCCCCCTGACCCGAAGGTGGCCAGTGAGCGGATGGGCGGCAAGCTCAGCCCCGAATTCATCAGCCGGGAATTTCCGCAGCAGTACGGACCCGATCAACAGGCCAAGGCAAAGGCCGCACCGAAGCACCCCGCCGAGCAACTCCAGTACTTCCTGAATCTTCTGGGTAAGGAGGGTTGGGAGCTCACGACCACCACCCAGGTTGGGCAGTTGTTGATGTTCTTTTTCAAGCGGCCGCTGCGCCCCCTTCCAAAGCAAATTGCGCCAGCAGAGACCAAGAAAGACCCGTAAGGTGGCCCGGTCTACCGCCTTGTGTCGTGACCGACTCCGCCGCCCAGATCCCCCCTGTTCTGACCTTTGAAGGGAAGCGTTACGACCTCAACGGTCTTCCGGAAGAGGTCAAAGAATTGGTCCGCGGCATGCAGGTTGCCGATGCACAACTGCGCATGCACGAAGACACCCTGAAGGTGCTGGCCGTCGGCCGTCAGTCCATGGCCATGCAGCTGAACGAAAGGCTGCAGGGCGTCACCCCGATGGCGGACTGATCAGGCGATCGGCAAGCCCCGCTCGTT is a genomic window of Synechococcus sp. A10-1-5-1 containing:
- the tpiA gene encoding triose-phosphate isomerase; amino-acid sequence: MRKAVIAGNWKMHMTCAEAQAFAESFKPLVAGLPSDREVVLAPPFTAIASLSSSLAGSGIRIAAQNIHWQEKGAFTGMVSAGMLLEHGVSHAIVGHSEPRKYYSETDEQINLRARSAQKHTITPILCVGESDSQREAGEAEKVIRRQVQQGVDGLDPSRLIIAYEPIWAIGTGKTCEAAEANRICGLIREWVGYSDVVVQYGGSVNPGTIDQLMAQSDIDGVLVGGASLDPEGFARIANYQPV
- a CDS encoding EAL domain-containing protein, which produces MLQLLLDAEYHLKLGCWLQKHGGNGSMLWSPQLCQLLRSEEGSGQTMDQLLDVVAKEDRERVRTELQQSQLSGQATRIEHRLRLKNGNECFVDHRCFTSFDNEGHPLYSIGTIQEYPELQSTKGERYEPIQRDRLTHLPNRAATEIYISDLISGARKSTTITVTCLDIDHFEEINDTFGISNGNRLLVWLARHLRDQIAPKDWLARFDSDSFVIIQTDVVKSTKDAIQHGKRLQESLRTASRSLERLPSIHLSACVGISTWPGITTADDDPIKAARTALAAAQRRGQGKVQVYSESLSTSIREALDLEQKLSRAIERNELKLHYQLQFDHNGSLMGAEALLRWDRQGEAFIPCTRFIPIAEQSGLIEGIGSWTLKTAVHQFAELERNNIHIPKLSINVSAEQLNPDADPLDELIADICQQERLSPNRLELELTETALLKNPNDAAMRLQRLQKLGVCLWVDDFGTGFSNLKTLQRLPLKGFKIDKGFVTDMGRDPNDYAIVRATTQLAHGLGLKSLAEGVETIQQLQQLKRLGCDGFQGFLLAKPKSAEETARELNDLLSHAKRLCMGTEPG
- a CDS encoding GGDEF domain-containing protein; its protein translation is MNQELIFLSLVVTALGSCLLVGVSGFLVVQAAMSEAERQARSIEYDLVTSVTSYQPVEQVQRELQLKAASRDLQSVVLLGPGGRVIAANDNTMLGRSVFGLSWWKRLGRIPSDVLTCLRPSDVAAACHSVQPVNQFQGFIPAFGSQRLVHFAPTPLAIEGRPDLGNRGLLVIELDLSPVTQRWSRWVALVFVAGFAPLFLTETALVFFLRRRLLPELLGLAQVDCLSGVFNRRSFFEMAAQRIGEFKQNQCLCVVALIDIDRFKSINDTYGHPAGDEVITQLSALFRDVIPSGDLIGRLGGDEFGVLMLESAAEAAAVLESLRCQVAARSWRMNDGSLVHFTLSIGMADSRLAQACNIDELLAAADVGLYTAKGNGGNSLVPPNEAGTQGWTMQLA
- a CDS encoding ABC transporter transmembrane domain-containing protein, which codes for MVSSLDEAFLSRKNVRHVLSASVRRSKQSLNAAFDLLEEAMSHRFFQSLRNVQWSDYQLKPILVASVLINILELSSPLYINIVFTSVLPSGSMSSLVVLSVGVVLLMILGGWLKSVRLVLTGADGARVEHQKRLEAVSHFLQLGLPDFLALSPGRHLQRLNSINLLRDESALQALTTAIDLVFSLLFVVVLFLIAGSVGVIAVLAIIVYLFRALAFARDYERLSRRRDQTELETRTYQDKLVDAMDLIKSNGLGSQFLVASERYQEEQAYDRMLHNTFAGQYQAFGSLMGQITFAAGVTWGALLVVNDRLLVGALAAALLLLGKILAPWQQAMGLWNSYHRLSLSRDEYDALMALPVEGSGGSRQLPSGGLLTISRHGSPLVEAKKGSVVLLRDQRFGVDVRQLFLELIQVSPNPELCLDGEPIASYRRVQLRDDIAYVDPSRAFFQGTLLENITCFQPSRLRRKALFWSFLTGLDQQVRALPHGYGTAMGGALPTGLSRDAQALAHLVTALTRNPHLLLLDLSDCSYGKAFIDGLTRVLHRCHGHLTVLIAGRGLVLSELADQQLDLQAALQEASS
- a CDS encoding ABC transporter substrate-binding protein, with translation MARELGFDRVEGIEIFPRQYPDPQSIVHAYLRAELPIAQLTTIELVELCARVPERCPVVVLVLDESVGADQIISVPSLRSIRDLKGKSIAVSHSNFGPFVLGRALQLHGLSLSEIKMRKMALGLMPKALFTGSVDAAVLPSPSSSVTLRGAAFRPLFNSAVIPGEVLTVFVVEKNFLRLNQNIVVALLRSWSAAHTEARLRPQSALPLLAERERLTVDEFRAAEQGLRYFSLSDQVEMLQPEGHVARNIKAVRDLQEKLQLIPRGTITPTVTSTYVEAAQ
- a CDS encoding ABC transporter ATP-binding protein; amino-acid sequence: MLAPSSAGFRRLLPLLKPHRPALIAGGACMLVFVLCWPLLAWLAGQLIPAIGAGDFNRVLQVIGLALTVFMLQKVAQFGQDTLLAGPALQVSQELRRRLFARLQRLDFGVLEKLSAGDLTYRLTEDADRVGEVIYKTIQDTTPSVLQLVVVFGYMVWLDWKLSIGTLLLAPLVAVLVSVFGAKVMGAAEKSQKQVSELAALLGEAISGLPLVRAFAAEPWLQQRFEVEIDLHRKARYRTQKLLALQYPVVGFLEAAGILAVLLMGAARIQSGDLDGQGFSSYVAALLMLIDPISHLTTNFNEFQQGQASLKRLREIEREAVEQPDRPDAQPLGRVAGELLLEQVNFGYDPKQPVLKNLSLQVKPGQVVALVGPSGAGKSTLFSLLLRFNTAQSGAVLLDGRNLADLKAAELRTAVALVPQQSAVFSGTVAEAIAFGRPASREQIQAAARLANADVFIEALPGGYDARVEERGSNFSGGQLQRLAIARAVLGNPAVLLLDEATSALDAEAEEAVQRGLDQAMQGRTVLVIAHRLSTVQEADSILVLENGQIVDQGNHDLLISRPGRYRDLCERQLIRGA
- the folP gene encoding dihydropteroate synthase, which produces MARALGQPTQVMGVINLTPDSFSDGGRFRSPDQALRQARKLVKAGVGILDLGAQSTRPGAEDVGGVEELNRLLPSLQTIRSAFPPGLGQPLISVDTYRACVAQRAIEAGADWINDISGGVRDPDLLAVVAAADCPYVLMHSRGDSHSMDSLTDYGPEGVIAGVLRELRHATERALAAGVRPERLIWDPGLGFAKTTEQNLELLQGLEQLKVDGIPLLVGPSRKRFIGAVLDEPRPKARLWGTAAVVARCVAAGVDVVRVHDGAAIVQVARMADALWA
- a CDS encoding DUF6447 family protein; this translates as MTDSAAQIPPVLTFEGKRYDLNGLPEEVKELVRGMQVADAQLRMHEDTLKVLAVGRQSMAMQLNERLQGVTPMAD
- a CDS encoding RNA-binding S4 domain-containing protein encodes the protein MSTPLGTSEPIRLDQFLKWQGLVFTGGEAKQRIQGGEVRVNGFQETQRGRKLKAGDRIELAGETVLVPQQLDLR